In one window of Primulina huaijiensis isolate GDHJ02 unplaced genomic scaffold, ASM1229523v2 scaffold34327, whole genome shotgun sequence DNA:
- the LOC140968254 gene encoding isochorismate synthase, chloroplastic-like, which produces MEDARVFIIETESFDRGYYAGPVGWFGGAESEFAVGIRSALVGKDIGAILYAGTGIVEGSKPAMEWKELELKTSQFTKLMKREEARMAVSVKH; this is translated from the exons ATGGAAGACGCCCGAGTATTTATAATCGAAACCG AATCATTCGACCGAGGATACTATGCTGGCCCTGTCGGGTGGTTTGGTGGTGCAGAGAGTGAGTTTGCTGTTGGAATCAGATCAGCCTTGGTTGGCAAG GACATTGGTGCTATATTGTATGCGGGAACTGGGATAGTAGAAGGGAGCAAACCAGCCATGGAATGGAAGGAATTAGAGCTCAAAACCTCACAGTTCACGAAATTGATGAAACGCGAAGAAGCTCGAATGGCCGTAAGTGTAAAACACTGA